From one Amycolatopsis sp. FDAARGOS 1241 genomic stretch:
- a CDS encoding TIGR03086 family metal-binding protein, which produces MTTFELDRQSLLVLDRIVAAASHQDLNRPTPCEGWTLADLLRHQVSENHAFAEAVRHGVAADWDAGHLGEDAYASYAASVDDFLAAFGEEGALGRELKIHEFGPLPAEIAAAMHLVDTIAHGWDLAKTMGVPYEPVPEAVHAALEFAAMVPADPAAREAGGAFAAIVDVPTDASELDRFLGLLGRDPGWQVS; this is translated from the coding sequence ATGACCACGTTCGAACTCGACCGCCAGTCCCTGCTCGTCCTCGACAGGATCGTCGCCGCGGCAAGCCACCAGGATCTGAACCGTCCCACCCCGTGCGAGGGCTGGACCCTGGCCGACCTGCTGCGCCACCAGGTCAGCGAAAACCACGCGTTCGCCGAAGCCGTGCGCCACGGCGTCGCCGCCGACTGGGACGCCGGCCACCTGGGCGAGGACGCCTACGCCTCCTACGCCGCTTCCGTCGACGACTTCCTCGCCGCGTTCGGCGAAGAGGGCGCCCTCGGCCGCGAACTGAAGATCCACGAGTTCGGCCCGCTGCCCGCCGAGATCGCCGCGGCCATGCACCTCGTCGACACGATCGCGCACGGCTGGGACCTCGCCAAGACGATGGGCGTGCCCTACGAGCCGGTGCCGGAAGCGGTGCACGCGGCCCTCGAGTTCGCGGCGATGGTCCCCGCCGATCCGGCGGCGCGCGAGGCGGGCGGCGCGTTCGCCGCCATCGTCGACGTGCCCACGGACGCGAGCGAGCTCGACCGGTTCCTCGGGCTGCTCGGGCGCGATCCGGGGTGGCAGGTCAGCTGA
- a CDS encoding neutral zinc metallopeptidase: MTENDGWEPAGPPPPPVAARPPAANPWAAPAWHRPPRRSGGGVAGAAVALVILVVTVGVIAVVPHELSGHALAVPNALHRSDSAPDGVRDTPVAVPELETNPLLANGVELNEVSCTLPELGRTGAELSAYYEALTECLQQAWRRALDHAHEPSQRVSVSVTLTKVSACGSAPSKDQAVAYYCGGDSTIYAPTDWMLADAGQNPSRHLATIAHEYGHHVQDESGILAAAGDRMTSPNQDAPHDRALVRRIELQANCFGALFIAAAEGRGSISRATANAAVADYGRADDSGDHGSRVNQLAWAKAGFSVGTTSACNTWSAPDSEVS, encoded by the coding sequence GTGACTGAAAACGACGGCTGGGAGCCGGCCGGGCCGCCACCGCCGCCGGTGGCGGCCCGGCCGCCCGCGGCGAACCCGTGGGCGGCCCCCGCGTGGCACCGGCCGCCGCGCCGCAGCGGTGGCGGGGTCGCCGGTGCGGCGGTCGCGCTCGTCATCCTCGTCGTGACGGTGGGGGTGATCGCCGTGGTGCCGCACGAGCTGTCCGGCCACGCCCTCGCGGTGCCGAACGCCCTCCACCGCTCCGACAGCGCGCCCGACGGAGTGCGGGACACCCCCGTGGCGGTGCCCGAGCTGGAAACCAACCCGTTGCTCGCGAACGGGGTCGAGCTCAACGAGGTCTCGTGCACCCTGCCGGAGCTGGGCCGCACCGGCGCGGAGCTCTCGGCCTACTACGAGGCACTCACCGAGTGCCTCCAGCAGGCTTGGCGCCGGGCGCTGGACCACGCGCACGAGCCGTCGCAGCGGGTCAGCGTGTCGGTGACGCTGACGAAGGTGAGCGCGTGCGGCTCGGCGCCGTCGAAGGACCAGGCCGTGGCCTACTACTGCGGCGGCGACTCCACGATCTACGCGCCGACCGACTGGATGCTCGCGGACGCGGGGCAGAACCCTTCGCGCCACCTCGCCACCATCGCCCACGAGTACGGCCACCACGTGCAGGACGAGAGCGGCATCCTGGCCGCGGCGGGCGACCGCATGACGTCGCCCAACCAGGACGCCCCGCACGACCGGGCGCTGGTGCGGCGCATCGAGCTGCAGGCCAACTGCTTCGGCGCGCTGTTCATCGCCGCGGCCGAGGGCCGGGGCTCGATCAGCCGTGCCACGGCCAACGCCGCGGTGGCCGACTACGGCCGCGCCGACGACAGCGGCGACCACGGCAGCCGGGTGAACCAGTTGGCGTGGGCGAAAGCCGGGTTCTCGGTCGGCACGACGTCGGCGTGCAACACGTGGTCGGCCCCCGATTCCGAGGTCAGCTGA
- a CDS encoding prolyl oligopeptidase family protein, translated as MSDEDPYLWLEDVTGDEALDWVRSRNTETLDVLTSGERFAALRDEIREVLDAGGRIPYVTRRGPKLYNFWQDAEHPRGLWRRTTLEEYRKAEPDWEVLLDVDALADAEGENWVWKGCAVLRPGHRLGLVQLSRGGADATVVREFDLDAHEFVEDGYFLPEAKNRVGWIDEDRVYVGTDFGPDTLTTSGYPRLAKEWRRGTALEAAETVFEGKPDDVAVSAYHDATEGFERDFVHRALDFYRTEVHLRTASGMQKLDLPDDVETSVQREWLYVQPRTPWTVGGTEHPAGALLVIGFDAFLAGERDFTALFTPDAHTSLEYYTFTRHHVLLAKLRDVKSELVALTPGPDGWTESPLGGAPEYGSADLVGTDPDESDEYFVDSSSYLQPSTLSRGEVSGDVEVLKQAPAFFDTSGIEVNQYFATSEDATLIPYFVLRPRGAHGGPALLTGYGGFEVSLTPSYSGVIGRGWLARGGTYVVANIRGGGEYGPEWHSQAVKENRHKVYEDFSAVARDLVARGITTAARLGIQGGSNGGLLMGVMLTRYPELFGAIVSQVPLLDMKRYHLLLAGASWMAEWGDPDVPEEWDVIAKYSPYHNVHEGRTYPPTLFATSTRDDRVHPGHARKMMARMLEQGHDVAYYENIEGGHGGAADNGQLAFKWALVFEFLWSRLS; from the coding sequence ATGAGTGACGAAGATCCGTACCTGTGGCTGGAGGACGTGACCGGCGACGAGGCGCTGGACTGGGTCCGTTCCCGCAACACCGAGACGCTGGACGTGCTGACGTCGGGCGAGCGCTTCGCCGCTCTGCGGGACGAGATCCGCGAGGTGCTCGACGCCGGCGGGCGCATCCCGTACGTGACCCGCCGCGGCCCGAAGCTCTACAACTTCTGGCAGGACGCCGAGCACCCACGCGGGCTGTGGCGGCGCACGACGCTGGAGGAGTACCGCAAGGCCGAGCCCGATTGGGAGGTGCTGCTCGACGTCGACGCGCTGGCCGACGCCGAGGGCGAGAACTGGGTGTGGAAGGGCTGCGCGGTGCTGCGGCCCGGGCACCGGCTGGGGCTCGTGCAGCTCTCGCGCGGCGGCGCCGACGCGACGGTGGTGCGCGAGTTCGACCTCGACGCGCACGAGTTCGTCGAGGACGGCTATTTCCTGCCCGAGGCGAAGAACCGCGTCGGCTGGATCGACGAGGACCGCGTGTACGTCGGCACCGACTTCGGGCCGGACACGCTCACCACGTCCGGCTACCCGCGCCTGGCGAAGGAGTGGCGCCGCGGTACGGCGCTCGAAGCCGCCGAGACGGTGTTCGAGGGCAAGCCGGACGACGTCGCCGTGTCCGCCTACCACGATGCGACCGAGGGGTTCGAACGCGACTTCGTGCACCGGGCGCTCGACTTCTACCGCACCGAAGTCCACCTGCGGACCGCGTCAGGGATGCAGAAGCTCGACCTGCCCGACGACGTCGAGACGTCGGTGCAGCGCGAATGGCTCTACGTCCAGCCGCGCACCCCGTGGACGGTCGGCGGCACCGAGCACCCGGCCGGCGCGCTGCTCGTGATCGGGTTCGACGCGTTCCTCGCGGGCGAGCGCGACTTCACCGCGCTGTTCACACCCGACGCGCACACCTCGCTCGAGTACTACACGTTCACCCGCCACCACGTGCTGCTCGCGAAGCTGCGCGACGTCAAGTCCGAACTGGTGGCGCTCACGCCCGGCCCGGACGGCTGGACGGAGTCGCCGCTGGGCGGGGCGCCGGAATACGGCAGCGCGGACCTCGTGGGCACCGACCCGGACGAGAGCGACGAGTACTTCGTCGACTCGTCCAGCTACCTGCAGCCCTCGACGCTGAGCCGAGGCGAGGTCAGCGGCGACGTCGAGGTGCTCAAGCAGGCGCCGGCGTTCTTCGACACGTCCGGCATCGAGGTGAACCAGTACTTCGCGACGTCGGAGGACGCCACGTTGATCCCGTACTTCGTGCTGCGCCCGCGCGGCGCCCACGGCGGGCCGGCGCTGCTGACCGGCTACGGCGGCTTCGAGGTCTCGCTGACCCCGTCCTACAGCGGGGTCATCGGCCGCGGCTGGCTCGCGCGCGGCGGCACGTACGTGGTCGCCAACATCCGCGGCGGCGGCGAGTACGGGCCGGAGTGGCACTCGCAGGCCGTGAAGGAGAACCGGCACAAGGTCTACGAGGACTTCTCCGCGGTGGCTCGCGACCTCGTGGCACGCGGCATCACCACGGCCGCGCGGCTGGGCATCCAGGGCGGCAGCAACGGCGGGTTGCTGATGGGCGTGATGCTCACGCGCTACCCCGAGCTGTTCGGCGCGATCGTCAGCCAGGTGCCGCTGCTCGACATGAAGCGCTACCACCTGCTGCTCGCGGGCGCGTCGTGGATGGCCGAGTGGGGTGATCCGGACGTGCCCGAAGAGTGGGACGTCATCGCGAAGTACTCGCCGTACCACAACGTCCACGAGGGACGGACCTACCCGCCGACCCTGTTCGCGACGTCGACCCGTGATGACCGCGTGCACCCCGGGCACGCGCGCAAGATGATGGCGCGCATGCTCGAGCAGGGCCACGACGTGGCGTACTACGAGAACATCGAAGGCGGTCACGGCGGCGCGGCGGACAACGGGCAGCTCGCGTTCAAGTGGGCGCTCGTGTTCGAGTTCCTCTGGTCACGCCTGTCCTGA
- a CDS encoding TetR/AcrR family transcriptional regulator, with protein sequence MPKQVDGEQRRADIADAVLRLAARDGLPAVSLRAVAAESGLNIGSVRHYFDGQRDLMRFAMRSTIDRVTARLERRRESLRPFAELTRDEAASQLTDFLAELLPLDAPRRAEATVLVEFLIAARVDTDLADLAHEALRGTLTLARRIIDAMTRDALLPPGAADLEAERLAALLDGLTFRCALDPAATPPQACRDVLRAHLASLPRP encoded by the coding sequence GTGCCCAAGCAGGTGGATGGCGAACAGCGGCGCGCGGACATCGCGGACGCGGTACTGCGCCTCGCCGCGCGCGATGGGTTGCCGGCCGTTTCGCTGCGTGCTGTGGCCGCGGAGTCGGGCCTGAACATCGGCTCGGTGCGCCACTATTTCGACGGCCAGCGCGATCTCATGCGTTTCGCGATGCGCTCGACGATCGATCGCGTCACCGCCCGGCTCGAACGGCGGCGCGAGTCGCTGCGCCCGTTCGCCGAGCTCACCCGCGACGAAGCGGCCTCCCAACTGACGGACTTCCTGGCCGAGCTGCTCCCCCTCGACGCCCCGCGGCGCGCCGAGGCCACGGTCCTCGTCGAATTCCTCATCGCGGCCCGCGTGGACACCGACCTGGCCGACCTGGCACACGAAGCCCTGCGCGGCACCCTCACCCTGGCCCGCCGCATCATCGACGCCATGACCCGCGACGCGCTCCTGCCACCCGGCGCCGCGGACCTGGAGGCCGAACGCCTGGCGGCCCTGCTGGACGGCCTCACGTTTCGCTGCGCCCTCGACCCGGCGGCCACGCCACCCCAGGCTTGCCGCGACGTCCTACGGGCGCACCTGGCTTCGCTGCCCCGGCCTTAG
- a CDS encoding vitamin B12-dependent ribonucleotide reductase codes for MTETVGTGAAAAGRSKKKAAGGLTVKRVFTTEGVHPYDEVAWEQRDVVMTNWRDGSVNFEQRGVEFPEFWSVNATNIVTSKYFRGAVGTPQRENSLKQLIDRVVKTYVKAAADHGYFAGPADLEIFEHELTWMLLHQVFSFNSPVWFNVGTASKQQVSACFILAVDDTMESILNWYREEGLIFKGGSGAGLNLSRIRSSKELLTSGGTASGPVSFMRGADASAGTIKSGGATRRAAKMVVLDVDHPDIEEFIQTKAREEEKIKVLRDAGFDMDLSGADISSVQYQNANNSVRVSDEFMQSVENGTDFGLRARLTGEVIERTDAKKLFRSMAQAAWECADPGVQYDGTINDWHTCPESGRITASNPCSEYMHLDNSSCNLASLNLLKFVSADGTFDAPLFAKAVEFVITAMDISICFADFPTEPIADTTRKFRQLGIGYANLGALLMALGHAYDSEGGRALAAAITSLMTGVSYRRSAELAKVVGPYEGYARNAEAHQRVMRKHAAANELVRTYHSNDAAVRALATEEWQRGIELGARHGWRNAQASVLAPTGTIGFMMDCDTTGIEPDFSLVKFKKLVGGGSMQIVNQTVPRALKVLGYQDEQVEAIVEYVAQHGHVVDAPGLRPEHYEVFDCAVGDRSIAPMGHVRMMAAVQPFISGAISKTVNMPESATVEDVEEIYFQGWKLGLKALAIYRDNCKVGQPLSTGKKKETEAEPEKVVEYRPVRRRLPKKRPSQTVSFTVGGAEGYLHAGSYPDDGLGEIFVKLGKQGSTLAGVMDAFSMSISVGLQHGIPLEFYVSKFSNLRFEPAGMTDDPDIRIATSVMDYLFRRLALDYLPYEKRSQLGIFTADERSAEVEQNYGGQNVDLEALRTSVDSSPVQAKSEAAAEPAPRDAHSTAELMELHLGKAADAPLCMTCGTKMRPAGSCYACEGCGATSGCS; via the coding sequence ATGACCGAAACCGTGGGAACCGGCGCTGCGGCAGCCGGCCGGAGCAAGAAAAAGGCTGCTGGCGGACTGACCGTCAAGCGGGTGTTCACGACCGAGGGCGTGCACCCCTACGACGAGGTGGCGTGGGAGCAGCGCGACGTCGTCATGACCAACTGGCGCGACGGCAGCGTCAACTTCGAGCAGCGGGGCGTCGAGTTCCCCGAGTTCTGGTCGGTCAACGCCACGAACATCGTCACGAGCAAGTACTTCCGCGGCGCCGTCGGCACCCCGCAGCGCGAGAACAGCCTCAAGCAGCTCATCGACCGCGTGGTGAAGACGTACGTGAAGGCCGCCGCGGATCACGGTTACTTCGCCGGTCCGGCGGACCTCGAGATCTTCGAGCACGAGCTCACCTGGATGCTGCTGCACCAGGTCTTCAGCTTCAACTCGCCCGTCTGGTTCAACGTCGGCACCGCCTCGAAGCAGCAGGTCTCCGCGTGCTTCATCCTCGCCGTCGACGACACGATGGAGTCGATCCTCAACTGGTACCGCGAGGAGGGCCTGATCTTCAAGGGCGGCTCCGGCGCGGGTCTCAACCTCTCCCGCATCCGCTCCTCGAAGGAGCTGCTCACCTCCGGCGGCACCGCGTCCGGCCCGGTCTCGTTCATGCGCGGCGCCGACGCGTCCGCGGGCACCATCAAGTCCGGCGGCGCCACCCGGCGCGCGGCGAAGATGGTCGTGCTCGACGTCGACCACCCCGACATCGAGGAGTTCATCCAGACCAAGGCGCGCGAAGAGGAGAAGATCAAGGTCCTGCGCGACGCCGGGTTCGACATGGACCTCTCCGGCGCGGACATCTCCTCGGTGCAGTACCAGAACGCGAACAACTCGGTGCGAGTGTCCGACGAATTCATGCAGTCCGTGGAGAACGGCACCGACTTCGGCCTGCGCGCCCGCCTCACCGGTGAGGTCATCGAGCGCACCGACGCGAAGAAGCTCTTCCGCAGCATGGCGCAGGCCGCGTGGGAGTGCGCCGATCCGGGTGTGCAGTACGACGGCACGATCAACGACTGGCACACCTGCCCCGAATCGGGCCGGATCACCGCGTCGAACCCGTGCAGCGAGTACATGCACCTCGACAACTCGAGCTGCAACCTCGCGTCGTTGAACCTGCTGAAGTTCGTGTCGGCCGACGGCACGTTCGACGCGCCGCTGTTCGCGAAGGCCGTCGAGTTCGTCATCACCGCGATGGACATCTCGATCTGCTTCGCCGACTTCCCGACCGAGCCGATCGCCGACACCACGCGCAAGTTCCGCCAGCTCGGCATCGGCTACGCCAACCTCGGCGCGCTGCTCATGGCGCTGGGGCACGCGTACGACTCCGAGGGCGGCCGTGCGCTGGCCGCCGCCATCACGTCGCTGATGACCGGGGTGTCGTACCGGCGCTCGGCCGAGCTGGCCAAGGTCGTCGGCCCGTACGAGGGCTACGCGCGCAACGCCGAGGCGCACCAGCGCGTGATGCGCAAGCACGCCGCGGCCAACGAGCTGGTCCGCACGTACCACTCCAACGACGCGGCCGTCCGCGCACTGGCCACCGAGGAGTGGCAGCGCGGCATCGAGCTCGGCGCGCGCCACGGCTGGCGCAACGCGCAGGCTTCGGTGCTCGCGCCGACCGGCACCATCGGCTTCATGATGGACTGCGACACCACGGGCATCGAGCCGGACTTCTCGCTGGTGAAGTTCAAGAAGCTCGTCGGCGGCGGGTCCATGCAGATCGTGAACCAGACCGTGCCGCGCGCGCTGAAGGTGCTGGGCTACCAGGACGAGCAGGTCGAGGCGATCGTCGAGTACGTCGCCCAGCACGGCCACGTCGTCGACGCGCCGGGCCTGCGTCCCGAGCACTACGAGGTGTTCGACTGCGCGGTCGGTGACCGCTCCATCGCGCCGATGGGCCACGTGCGGATGATGGCCGCGGTGCAGCCGTTCATCTCGGGTGCGATCTCGAAGACGGTCAACATGCCGGAGTCGGCGACTGTCGAGGACGTCGAGGAGATCTACTTCCAGGGCTGGAAGCTGGGCCTCAAGGCCCTCGCGATCTACCGCGACAACTGCAAGGTCGGCCAGCCGCTCTCGACCGGCAAGAAGAAGGAAACCGAGGCGGAGCCGGAGAAGGTCGTGGAGTACCGCCCGGTGCGCCGCCGCCTGCCGAAGAAGCGCCCGAGCCAGACGGTGTCCTTCACCGTCGGCGGCGCCGAGGGCTACCTCCACGCCGGCTCGTACCCGGACGACGGCCTCGGCGAGATCTTCGTGAAGCTCGGCAAGCAGGGCTCGACGCTCGCGGGCGTGATGGATGCCTTCTCGATGTCGATTTCGGTCGGCCTCCAGCACGGTATCCCGCTGGAGTTCTACGTTTCGAAGTTCTCCAACCTGCGCTTCGAGCCGGCCGGCATGACGGACGACCCGGACATCCGCATCGCCACGAGCGTGATGGATTACCTGTTCCGCCGCCTCGCCCTCGACTACCTGCCGTACGAGAAGCGCTCCCAGCTCGGCATCTTCACGGCCGACGAGCGCTCGGCGGAGGTCGAGCAGAACTACGGTGGCCAGAACGTGGACCTCGAAGCGCTGCGCACCAGCGTGGATTCGTCCCCGGTCCAGGCCAAATCAGAGGCCGCTGCCGAACCGGCCCCCCGCGACGCCCACAGCACGGCCGAACTGATGGAACTCCACCTGGGCAAAGCGGCCGACGCGCCGCTGTGCATGACGTGTGGCACCAAGATGCGCCCCGCCGGCTCGTGCTACGCCTGCGAAGGCTGCGGCGCGACCTCGGGTTGCAGCTGA